From the genome of Vulpes lagopus strain Blue_001 chromosome 2, ASM1834538v1, whole genome shotgun sequence, one region includes:
- the CEACAM6 gene encoding LOW QUALITY PROTEIN: carcinoembryonic antigen-related cell adhesion molecule 6 (The sequence of the model RefSeq protein was modified relative to this genomic sequence to represent the inferred CDS: substituted 1 base at 1 genomic stop codon), whose protein sequence is MEPPSASPRAGRGPWRELLLAGALEAAPGSRSAGGSPRARREGCGGADPAPRPRAAGRAPDPTPRARARAEQAGCALASAGKSQRKTERPQQLRGPSGTEDGNPGPAVGGGAGEPPPGPRDPAPPPEAAPRGGGRTRSCRAGPRGPSVCAAAAALPRAGRSGQRAPWSPPRPLPEQGAAPGGSSCWQNITLNDTGSYILQITKRNFQIEQVPGQLCIFSELHKPSIRSNNSSPVENADSVVLMCEAQTQSTSGLWSVNSKSLPDSPRLELSLNNRTLTVHGVTRNDTGPYECETRNPVSADRSDDVLCNILFAPNGLDTPTISPSDSSYHLGANLRLSCRTASNPPAQYSWLINGRPQPSTQELFIPNITANDSGSXTCLVYNNGTCLNKTTVKTITVSGKCIPGASAVSTGVKV, encoded by the exons GCGCTCTGGAGGCGGCCCCGGGCTCCCGCTCTGCAGGGGGAagccccagggccaggagggagggcTGTGGGGGCGCGGACCCTGCACCTCGCCCCCGAGCTGCGGGGCGCGCCCCGGACCCGACGCCCCGGGCTCGTGCTCGTGCCGAGCAGGCCGGGTGCGCGCTCGCGTCTGCCGGGAAATCCCAGCGGAAGACCGAGAGGCCTCAGCAGCTGCGGGGACCCTCGGGGACAGAGGATGGGAACCCGGGACCTGCCGTCGGGGGGGGGGCCGGCGAGCCCCCGCCCGGCCCACGtgacccggccccgcccccagaggcGGCCCCGCGCGGAGGGGGAAGGACGCGGAGCTGCCGGGCGGGACCGCGGGGCCCGAGCGTCTGCGCGGCGGCAGCTGCTCTCCCCCGGGCCGGACGGAGCGGGCAGCGGGCACCATGGAGCCCCCCTCGGCCTCTCCCCGAGCAGGGCGCGGCCCCTGGCGGGAGCTCCTGCTGGCAG AACATCACCCTGAATGACACAGGATCCTACATCCTACAAATCACAAAGAGAAATTTTCAAATTGAACAAGTACCTGGACAGCTCTGCATATTCT CGGAGTTACACAAACCCAGCATCAGAAGCAACAACTCCAGCCCCGTGGAGAATGCGGATTCTGTAGTGTTAATGTGTGAAGCTCAGACTCAGAGCACAAGCGGCCTGTGGTCAGTAAACAGTAAGAGCCTCCCGGACAGTCCCAGGCTGGAGCTGTCCCTGAACAACAGGACTCTAACTGTACATGGTGTCACAAGGAATGACACAGGACCCTATGAGTGTGAAACTCGGAACCCAGTGAGTGCCGATCGTAGTGATGATGTGCTCTGTAA TATTTTGTTTGCTCCAAATGGCCTGGACACACCCACCATTTCCCCCTCAGACTCCTCTTACCATCTAGGGGCAAACCTCCGTCTCTCCTGCCGCACAGCCTCTAACCCACCTGCACAGTATTCTTGGCTTATCAATGGGAGGCCCCAGCCATCCACACAGGAGCTCTTTATCCCCAACATCACTGCAAATGATAGCGGATCCTAAACCTGCCTGGTCTATAACAATGGCACTTGCCTCAATAAGACCACAGTCAAGACTATCACAGTCTCTGGTAAGTGCATCCCTGGAGCATCTGCAGTGAGCACGGGGGTGAAGGTCTGA